A single genomic interval of Spirosoma taeanense harbors:
- a CDS encoding DUF4097 family beta strand repeat-containing protein, with the protein MKRNQFLLTLLSAGVVSLTSFIFPNQHRNDDTPYLTKTYSGNISAVRAETSGGSLTVEGGTDRNAKIEMYVRANNSNDKLDKAELEDRLKDYDITIAQEGSTLVATARRRSNTNDWKHALSISFKFYTPRNLTTDLRTSGGSIHLSALNGKQRFRTSGGSLHLTDVEGDINGQTSGGSIHLDRCRKDIDLQTSGGSIHASASSGNMRLHTSGGSIELNNLKGDIDAQTSGGSVRGSDIEGEIKAGTSGGSVRLANVAGSVDASTSAGSVEVSIARLGEYVRLNTSVGSIRVKMPLNKGLDLNLSGNRVDVGTLSNFSGSVEKDHVRGKLNGGGIAVNISASNGSVYLNQ; encoded by the coding sequence ATGAAACGCAATCAGTTCCTCCTGACCTTACTGAGTGCCGGCGTTGTATCGCTGACCTCATTTATCTTCCCAAATCAGCATCGCAATGACGATACGCCTTACTTGACCAAGACCTACTCCGGCAATATTTCCGCTGTTCGGGCCGAAACGTCGGGCGGTAGTCTGACCGTAGAGGGAGGCACCGACCGCAACGCGAAAATTGAAATGTATGTTCGGGCTAATAACTCAAATGACAAGTTAGATAAAGCCGAACTGGAAGATCGGCTTAAAGACTACGACATCACTATTGCGCAGGAGGGAAGTACGCTGGTAGCCACCGCCAGGCGTCGGAGCAACACCAACGACTGGAAGCATGCATTGAGCATCAGCTTTAAGTTTTATACACCCCGCAACCTCACTACGGATCTGCGCACCTCGGGGGGGAGCATCCATCTGTCGGCCCTGAACGGTAAACAGCGGTTCCGCACCAGTGGCGGCAGCCTGCACCTGACCGACGTGGAAGGGGACATCAACGGCCAGACCTCCGGGGGCAGCATACACCTCGACCGCTGCCGGAAAGATATCGACCTGCAAACGTCGGGTGGGTCAATTCATGCCAGCGCGTCGTCGGGCAATATGCGACTGCACACGTCGGGCGGCAGCATCGAGCTGAACAACCTGAAAGGCGATATTGATGCGCAGACCAGCGGAGGCAGTGTTCGGGGTAGCGATATCGAAGGCGAGATCAAAGCCGGAACGTCGGGCGGATCGGTGCGGCTCGCTAACGTAGCGGGCAGCGTCGATGCCAGTACCAGCGCGGGCAGCGTAGAGGTCAGCATTGCCAGACTGGGCGAATACGTCCGGCTGAATACCAGCGTCGGCAGCATCCGGGTGAAGATGCCGCTCAATAAAGGCCTGGACCTGAACCTGAGTGGCAACCGGGTTGACGTCGGTACGTTGTCCAACTTCAGCGGCTCCGTCGAAAAAGATCATGTTCGGGGTAAGCTAAATGGGGGCGGTATTGCCGTCAATATCTCAGCCAGCAACGGCAGCGTCTATCTGAATCAATAA
- a CDS encoding PA14 domain-containing protein, which produces MLVLMAAARAQPGLKGEYYNGTNFERKVLTRIDPQLSFTWKAHSPGPGVDQSYYSVRWTGKLLAPASGRYTFFAKVDDGIRIWVGNQKVMDVWRLNDSKNFTGSVVLQAGHYYDLKIEYFNDMLGGVIDLFWQRPDAEVSVLDRFRGPGEPITARYFRQSAPAITLPSGSVAPAPKVASVSSPEPVRKRPVALVKSVSEPTTTKPPVKKPVMTDQPVASTVVVADVPVRREVAEPAPELPPGETFVLRHVKFEQSSYVLLPESTAELDRLVQTLNKNPQWRIEVAGHTDNVGDPRLNLALSENRAKVVAAYLIRHGIADDRIEPRGYGSTRPVADNQVEHERVKNRRVEITVR; this is translated from the coding sequence ATGCTTGTACTGATGGCAGCCGCCAGAGCGCAGCCGGGCCTGAAAGGAGAATATTACAACGGGACCAATTTCGAACGAAAGGTCCTGACGCGTATTGACCCGCAGCTCAGCTTTACATGGAAAGCGCATAGTCCCGGTCCGGGCGTCGATCAGTCGTATTATTCCGTACGCTGGACGGGAAAGCTGCTGGCACCGGCGTCGGGCCGCTATACGTTCTTTGCCAAAGTGGATGACGGCATCCGGATATGGGTCGGCAATCAGAAAGTGATGGACGTATGGCGGCTGAACGACTCTAAAAACTTCACCGGCAGTGTGGTACTGCAGGCGGGGCACTATTATGACCTGAAGATTGAATACTTCAACGACATGCTGGGGGGCGTTATTGACCTGTTCTGGCAACGGCCCGACGCTGAGGTAAGTGTTCTGGATCGATTTCGTGGACCGGGTGAGCCGATTACCGCCCGCTATTTCCGGCAATCAGCTCCGGCCATTACCCTCCCGTCCGGGTCTGTCGCACCAGCACCAAAGGTCGCTTCGGTTTCGTCGCCTGAACCGGTTCGCAAACGCCCGGTAGCGCTGGTAAAATCGGTATCTGAACCCACAACGACCAAACCGCCCGTCAAAAAGCCAGTCATGACGGATCAGCCCGTTGCCAGTACGGTTGTGGTGGCCGATGTGCCGGTTCGCCGGGAGGTAGCGGAACCTGCGCCCGAATTGCCGCCAGGCGAGACGTTTGTGTTACGTCATGTGAAGTTTGAGCAAAGCAGTTACGTATTGCTGCCCGAATCGACGGCTGAACTGGACAGGCTGGTTCAGACACTCAATAAGAATCCGCAGTGGCGAATAGAGGTCGCGGGCCATACTGATAACGTGGGCGATCCGCGTCTGAACCTGGCGCTATCCGAAAACCGGGCGAAAGTGGTTGCGGCTTACCTCATCCGTCACGGTATCGCCGACGACCGAATTGAGCCCAGGGGTTACGGCAGTACCCGACCGGTGGCTGATAACCAGGTTGAGCATGAGCGCGTCAAAAACCGGCGCGTAGAGATAACGGTTCGCTAA
- a CDS encoding ABC transporter permease, which produces MLYNYVKIAVRKLWRAPLYSLLNTGGLALGIAAFLLILEYISFERSYNQFHTQLPTLYRVLMQNKDGDVWTDMAPALAPLGSRQFSDVRAFCRVAESAADGIVTYGSGNGKSVRKSFRESDIAYADGSFFTLFSFPVLRGRAAAALNQPNTVAISATQARKYFGNDEPVGQILTLNNQFGQTPYTVSAVYADMPANSDLRFDMVFSLETLANPANLNGNSWARLDAFDGSYVTTFLALTPDASYQSLTDNFNAFWKKQRPDDQNRILLQPATNMHLAASLSDPYRTTGNLGFVYLLGGIAVLILAIAWFNYINLSTAGALKRAKEVGVRKVVGAGQGQLISQFLGESTLLNAAGFGLALLLVGMFQGLFNQLVQKELSLAILMTNQFWLLGLGLLVVGALASGGYTAFVLSSFQPIHTLKNASVRSTQGGLLRQTLVVFQFAVSVILIIGTVVLYRQLLFMQNQNLGLSLAQRVVIKGPEVGKDDSFRQRAAALQHDLDQLPYITNVSNTGIVPGNSYNFTASGITRQNPRPDDEKKGYAMGIIDDRFLTTYSIALAAGANFTPAQCDAGWEKSAKVMVNERAVRQLGFASAQAAVGQIINWGKPYEIVGVVKDYHHQSLREVIEPVIFLPRSYGGNLTVQLATSQMQAKLSELERLYKASFPGNPFEFFFVDEQYNQQYQAEQQYGRIFTTASLLAIFLACLGLFGLATYATEQRTKEIGVRKVLGASVGSIVALLSTDFLRLVLIAILIASPLAWYAMHRWLQEFAYKIDLAWWMFAGAGLLAIGIALLTIGFRSVKAALANPVNSLRTE; this is translated from the coding sequence ATGCTCTATAACTACGTTAAGATTGCCGTCCGTAAGCTGTGGCGGGCACCTTTATACAGCCTGCTCAACACGGGCGGGCTGGCCCTCGGCATCGCGGCTTTTCTGCTCATCCTGGAATACATCAGTTTCGAACGCAGCTATAACCAGTTCCATACGCAACTGCCTACGCTCTACCGCGTGCTGATGCAGAACAAAGACGGTGATGTCTGGACGGATATGGCCCCGGCCCTGGCCCCGCTCGGGAGTCGGCAGTTTTCGGACGTCCGGGCGTTTTGCCGCGTAGCTGAGTCGGCTGCGGATGGCATCGTTACGTATGGCTCAGGTAATGGCAAGTCAGTGCGAAAATCATTCCGTGAAAGCGATATTGCCTATGCCGATGGGAGTTTCTTTACGCTCTTCAGCTTTCCGGTTCTTCGGGGACGAGCCGCAGCGGCCCTGAACCAGCCCAACACGGTCGCTATCTCGGCGACGCAGGCCCGGAAATATTTTGGGAATGACGAACCGGTTGGCCAGATTCTGACGCTGAACAACCAGTTCGGGCAGACGCCCTATACCGTTTCGGCGGTGTATGCCGATATGCCCGCCAACTCCGATCTGCGTTTCGACATGGTGTTCTCGCTCGAAACGCTGGCGAATCCGGCTAACCTCAACGGCAATAGCTGGGCACGGCTGGATGCGTTCGATGGCTCATACGTAACCACTTTCCTGGCTTTAACGCCGGACGCCAGTTACCAGTCGCTGACAGATAATTTTAACGCTTTCTGGAAGAAACAGCGCCCTGACGACCAGAATCGGATTCTGCTTCAGCCGGCGACAAACATGCACCTGGCGGCTTCGTTGAGCGATCCGTACAGGACAACGGGTAACCTGGGCTTTGTGTATCTGCTCGGTGGTATCGCCGTGCTGATTCTGGCCATTGCGTGGTTCAACTACATTAATTTGTCAACGGCTGGCGCCTTGAAACGGGCGAAAGAGGTCGGCGTTCGCAAGGTTGTCGGCGCCGGACAAGGACAGTTGATTTCGCAGTTTCTGGGTGAATCAACGCTGCTCAATGCGGCAGGCTTCGGACTGGCGCTGCTGCTCGTTGGCATGTTTCAGGGGCTGTTTAACCAACTGGTTCAGAAAGAATTGTCGCTGGCAATCCTGATGACGAACCAGTTCTGGCTTCTGGGGCTGGGGTTACTGGTCGTCGGGGCACTTGCCTCGGGTGGCTATACAGCCTTCGTGCTATCGTCGTTTCAGCCAATTCATACGCTTAAAAATGCCTCGGTTCGCAGTACGCAGGGCGGGCTGCTCCGCCAAACGCTGGTGGTGTTTCAGTTCGCCGTATCGGTCATACTGATTATCGGGACGGTCGTGTTGTACCGCCAACTGCTGTTCATGCAAAATCAGAACCTCGGTTTAAGTCTGGCGCAGCGCGTGGTTATTAAAGGTCCTGAGGTAGGCAAGGACGACTCCTTCCGGCAGCGGGCGGCCGCCCTCCAGCACGATCTGGATCAGTTACCCTATATCACGAACGTTTCCAACACCGGCATTGTACCGGGCAATTCATACAACTTCACCGCCAGCGGCATCACCAGACAAAACCCTCGCCCAGATGATGAGAAGAAGGGTTACGCCATGGGTATCATTGACGACCGCTTTCTGACAACGTACAGCATTGCCTTAGCGGCTGGCGCAAACTTCACGCCCGCGCAGTGTGATGCGGGCTGGGAGAAAAGCGCCAAAGTGATGGTGAATGAGCGGGCCGTCCGCCAGTTGGGATTCGCATCCGCGCAGGCTGCGGTTGGTCAGATTATCAACTGGGGGAAGCCTTACGAGATCGTTGGTGTTGTGAAAGACTACCATCACCAATCCCTGCGTGAAGTGATCGAGCCGGTTATTTTCCTGCCGCGCAGTTATGGCGGTAACCTGACTGTTCAGTTGGCTACCAGCCAGATGCAAGCAAAACTAAGCGAGCTGGAACGGCTCTATAAAGCCAGTTTTCCGGGTAATCCGTTCGAATTTTTCTTCGTCGATGAGCAGTACAATCAGCAGTACCAGGCTGAGCAGCAATACGGCAGAATCTTCACGACGGCTTCCTTGCTGGCTATCTTCCTTGCCTGCCTGGGCCTGTTTGGCTTGGCGACCTATGCCACCGAGCAGCGGACCAAAGAGATTGGCGTTCGGAAAGTGCTGGGCGCATCGGTAGGCAGTATTGTCGCGCTGCTCTCAACGGATTTTCTCAGGCTCGTTCTGATCGCCATCCTGATTGCCTCGCCCCTGGCCTGGTATGCCATGCACCGCTGGTTACAGGAATTTGCCTATAAAATTGACCTGGCCTGGTGGATGTTTGCCGGGGCGGGCCTGCTGGCGATAGGAATTGCCTTGCTGACAATCGGTTTCCGGAGCGTAAAAGCCGCTCTGGCAAATCCCGTGAACAGTCTGCGAACAGAGTAG
- a CDS encoding ABC transporter permease: MFNNYVKIALRNLWKHKLFSFINIFGLATGMTVCLLALIQVKDALEYDTFHPHADRTYRIITDVTTPQGDVTAVATSPLPLAEALQKNYGFVEKTARVYYNLSGEITAAQKVLPADGAFADPDFYTLFGFRLLLGRPAIEPRTVVLSQQTAERFFGKANPVGRTLSMKDRGSFTITGVLATDKLKSHLHFDLLASMASVPLLEQSHQLEPHLTDWKSHWTTSTYTYVLLREGTARQSFKKALAAISAQGVQAMGPKADQSYTLRSQVLSGISPAREELRNSTWEPTLGGLLAVGGLALVILLLAGFNYVNLTLARSLSRAREVGVRKVAGALRAQIVGQFMAESVLLSMLALGFAYVFLTAMELLPSILRSTQTVQRDGTLWLFFLGFALLTGFVAGLVPARVLSNYQPVQVLRGQLGPKLFRGMGLRKGLMVAQFVVSLVFMVFVAVMYQQFRYMATASYGFDRENSLSISIASKDYRRLAHSVSQLPGVQRVAATSSPLGFHSGFTRLSPDRNRNYIPSNMYSVDRNFVDNMGLTFLAGQNLPRSVSDSAGYFVLLNEKAVTALKFKNAQSAVGQLLWLDDSTEVQIAGVLQDFNYQNLSQPLRPLMLRYQPDEFHYLNVKVEPSARVGVIPALEQAWKQLNPHEPFTWQWVDDELYNHHLHLDDLSVSGLLVFMALSIACLGLLGMVTYSTTTRIKEVGIRKIMGANVAQIVTLLSRDFVRLLLLAGAIALPLGYAAGRLFLHEFAHHIDISVGLLGSCLGVMLLVGSLTIGWRTYRAALTDPVKNLRTE; encoded by the coding sequence ATGTTCAACAACTACGTCAAAATAGCTCTGCGGAATTTGTGGAAACATAAGCTGTTTTCATTCATCAATATTTTCGGTCTGGCAACGGGCATGACGGTATGTTTGCTGGCGCTCATTCAGGTAAAAGACGCGCTCGAATACGACACCTTCCATCCGCACGCCGACCGGACGTATCGCATCATCACGGACGTAACTACTCCGCAGGGTGACGTAACGGCGGTGGCTACTTCGCCGTTACCGCTTGCCGAAGCGCTGCAGAAGAACTACGGTTTTGTCGAAAAAACCGCCCGCGTCTATTACAACCTAAGCGGTGAAATAACGGCGGCCCAGAAAGTCTTGCCCGCCGACGGGGCCTTTGCCGACCCGGACTTCTATACCCTGTTTGGTTTTCGGCTGCTCCTGGGCCGACCCGCTATTGAGCCGCGCACTGTCGTTCTGTCGCAGCAAACGGCCGAACGGTTTTTTGGGAAGGCCAATCCTGTTGGCCGAACGCTCTCCATGAAAGACCGGGGCTCGTTCACCATTACGGGCGTCCTGGCCACGGATAAACTGAAATCGCATCTTCATTTTGACCTCCTGGCGTCCATGGCGTCGGTGCCTTTGCTGGAACAAAGCCATCAACTTGAACCCCATCTGACCGACTGGAAAAGCCACTGGACTACCTCGACCTATACCTACGTGCTGCTCCGCGAAGGAACGGCGCGTCAGTCGTTTAAAAAGGCGCTGGCAGCCATATCGGCGCAGGGTGTACAGGCAATGGGGCCTAAGGCCGATCAGTCATATACGCTACGGTCCCAGGTCCTGTCCGGCATTTCGCCAGCCCGCGAAGAATTACGTAACAGCACCTGGGAGCCAACTTTGGGCGGTCTGCTGGCCGTTGGCGGTCTGGCGCTGGTGATTCTGTTGCTGGCAGGTTTCAACTACGTGAACCTGACGCTGGCCCGCTCGCTCAGCCGCGCCCGCGAGGTGGGAGTGCGGAAGGTTGCTGGTGCGTTACGTGCCCAGATCGTGGGGCAGTTCATGGCCGAATCAGTCCTGCTGTCCATGCTGGCGTTAGGCTTCGCTTACGTCTTCCTGACCGCCATGGAGTTGCTGCCATCGATACTACGCAGCACGCAGACTGTTCAGCGCGACGGTACGTTATGGCTGTTCTTCCTCGGCTTTGCCCTGCTGACGGGCTTCGTGGCGGGGCTGGTGCCTGCCCGCGTTTTGTCGAACTACCAGCCGGTTCAGGTATTGCGCGGCCAGTTGGGCCCGAAATTATTCCGGGGTATGGGTTTACGGAAGGGCCTGATGGTGGCGCAGTTCGTGGTGTCACTGGTGTTTATGGTATTCGTGGCGGTCATGTACCAGCAGTTTCGGTATATGGCTACGGCTTCCTACGGTTTTGACCGGGAAAACAGCCTGTCGATTTCCATTGCGTCAAAAGACTATCGGCGGCTGGCTCACTCGGTATCGCAGCTACCAGGCGTGCAGCGCGTGGCGGCTACCTCCAGTCCCCTGGGTTTCCACAGCGGCTTTACACGGCTTTCACCGGATCGGAACCGGAACTACATTCCGTCTAACATGTACTCGGTCGACCGCAATTTTGTCGACAATATGGGACTTACTTTCCTGGCTGGTCAGAACCTGCCCCGGTCGGTATCGGATTCGGCGGGGTATTTCGTGCTGCTGAACGAAAAGGCGGTTACGGCCCTGAAGTTCAAAAATGCCCAGTCGGCCGTGGGGCAACTGCTGTGGCTGGACGATAGCACCGAAGTGCAGATAGCGGGCGTACTTCAGGATTTTAACTACCAGAATCTCTCCCAGCCGTTACGTCCGCTGATGCTGCGTTACCAGCCCGACGAGTTTCACTACCTCAATGTTAAGGTTGAGCCGAGTGCCCGGGTGGGCGTGATTCCGGCGCTGGAACAGGCCTGGAAGCAGCTCAATCCGCATGAGCCATTTACCTGGCAATGGGTCGATGACGAACTCTATAACCACCATCTGCACCTCGACGATCTGTCAGTTTCCGGCCTGCTGGTGTTCATGGCTCTGTCGATTGCCTGCCTGGGTTTGCTGGGAATGGTTACGTATTCAACGACGACCCGAATCAAGGAAGTCGGCATCCGAAAAATAATGGGAGCAAATGTCGCACAGATCGTTACGCTTTTATCGCGGGATTTTGTGCGGTTACTGCTGCTGGCGGGCGCCATCGCGCTGCCGCTGGGTTACGCAGCCGGGCGTTTGTTTCTGCACGAATTTGCGCACCATATCGACATTAGTGTCGGTCTGCTTGGCAGTTGTTTGGGCGTCATGCTCCTGGTTGGTAGCCTAACCATCGGCTGGCGAACGTACCGGGCCGCGCTGACGGACCCCGTCAAGAATTTACGGACCGAATAA
- a CDS encoding ABC transporter permease, which produces MLRNYLKIAFRNLLRHKSFTFINIVGLAIGLACCLAIVLFIQDELQYDRFNAKANRIYRVVTSMKMAEGREVDMARTPPAIGPALKATFPEVEEAVRIFSLGNGGEVLVSFADKKFMEPDVLLVDSSFFNVFSFPLVRGNPTKALAEPNSVVISESIAKKYFGSADPLNKTLDVAGGLKMRITGVMQDVPEHSHLKATCIGAFSTIRSIVESKRLENWGWQQFYTYIVLPENYDVTAFEPKLTAFTIEKMRDEAKRGGTQYQSRLQPLRDIYLRSSNLEYDIVKKGNINHVYAFAVIALFALLIACFNFMNLSTALSMQRAKEVGLRKVIGAGQSQLVRQFLGESVLLTLLALLVGIVIAQFWLYLFNDWMGKHLSFLDALNPAFIGGVLVATLLVGLLAGLYPAFFLSAFRPIKVLKGDVLNNNSGGYSLRKTLVVLQFAVSTALIIGTGIVFSQLNYIQRKDLGFNREQVIVLPIRTDAMAKGYESIKEELLRNPNIKAATACYGIPGGLFAGDGIRIPGREKDISTNMFLVDHDYVSTMGMQVVAGRNFSRKFGTDAEEGFIINETAAKTFGWGTPANAIGKEIIWEKWTPAPTPADSIKRGKVVGVVRDFNYKSLYQKVEPVVLHIAPTEFSSIVVRVQPENMEASLDFLKTQWQRLAPEWPFDYQMVDEQFADLYRSEQIFGKLFGLFTSLSILIACLGLFGLATFMVQQRFKEIGVRKVLGASVGSIVALLSKDFLRLVVIAIVLASPIAWYVMNRWLQDFAYKIDLAWWMFALAGLLAIGIALLTVSFQSIKAALMNPVKSLRTE; this is translated from the coding sequence ATGTTACGCAATTATCTAAAAATTGCCTTTCGCAACCTGCTTCGGCATAAGTCGTTCACCTTCATTAATATTGTTGGGTTAGCGATTGGCCTTGCCTGCTGCCTGGCTATCGTTCTGTTCATTCAGGACGAGCTTCAATACGACCGGTTTAACGCGAAGGCCAACCGGATTTACCGGGTAGTTACCAGTATGAAGATGGCTGAAGGGCGCGAAGTAGACATGGCCCGGACACCGCCCGCTATCGGCCCCGCGCTGAAAGCGACCTTTCCGGAGGTTGAAGAGGCTGTGCGCATATTCTCGCTGGGAAATGGAGGAGAGGTACTGGTCAGCTTTGCGGACAAAAAATTTATGGAGCCAGACGTACTGCTGGTCGACTCTAGCTTCTTTAACGTATTCTCGTTTCCGCTCGTACGGGGTAATCCGACCAAAGCCCTGGCTGAGCCGAACTCGGTAGTTATCAGCGAGTCGATAGCGAAAAAATATTTTGGTAGCGCAGACCCGCTTAACAAAACGCTCGATGTAGCCGGGGGCCTTAAAATGCGGATTACAGGGGTTATGCAGGACGTACCCGAGCATTCGCATCTCAAAGCGACCTGTATCGGCGCATTCAGTACCATACGGTCCATTGTAGAGTCTAAACGGTTGGAAAACTGGGGCTGGCAGCAATTCTATACCTATATCGTCTTGCCCGAAAACTATGACGTAACCGCTTTTGAGCCTAAGCTAACCGCATTTACGATCGAAAAAATGCGGGACGAAGCCAAACGAGGAGGCACCCAGTATCAAAGTAGATTGCAGCCGCTCCGGGACATCTATCTGAGGTCGTCAAACCTGGAATATGACATAGTTAAAAAAGGAAACATCAATCACGTCTATGCCTTTGCCGTCATTGCCCTGTTTGCCCTGCTGATTGCCTGCTTCAACTTCATGAACCTCTCAACGGCCCTATCCATGCAGCGGGCCAAGGAAGTGGGATTACGCAAGGTTATCGGGGCCGGGCAGAGTCAGCTAGTCCGGCAGTTCCTGGGCGAATCGGTATTGCTTACGCTGCTAGCCCTGCTGGTAGGTATCGTGATTGCCCAGTTCTGGCTTTACCTGTTCAATGACTGGATGGGCAAGCATCTGTCCTTTCTGGATGCCTTAAATCCCGCTTTTATTGGTGGCGTTCTGGTAGCGACGCTGCTGGTGGGTCTGTTGGCGGGTCTATATCCGGCCTTTTTTCTGTCGGCCTTCCGCCCGATTAAGGTTCTGAAGGGCGATGTGCTGAATAATAACAGCGGAGGATACTCACTCCGCAAAACGTTGGTTGTCCTTCAGTTTGCCGTATCGACGGCATTAATCATCGGGACCGGCATTGTTTTCAGCCAGCTTAACTACATCCAGCGAAAGGACCTGGGCTTTAATCGCGAACAGGTCATTGTCCTGCCCATACGGACCGATGCCATGGCCAAAGGGTACGAGAGCATCAAGGAAGAACTGCTCCGTAATCCGAACATTAAGGCGGCTACGGCCTGCTACGGCATTCCAGGTGGGCTGTTCGCCGGCGACGGCATTCGGATTCCGGGCCGGGAGAAGGACATTTCGACCAATATGTTTCTGGTTGACCATGACTACGTGTCTACAATGGGCATGCAGGTGGTAGCCGGACGTAACTTCTCCCGGAAATTCGGAACGGATGCAGAAGAAGGGTTCATCATCAATGAAACGGCAGCCAAAACCTTTGGCTGGGGTACGCCGGCCAACGCCATCGGCAAAGAGATCATCTGGGAAAAGTGGACACCCGCTCCAACACCCGCCGATTCTATAAAACGAGGGAAAGTAGTAGGAGTCGTTCGCGATTTCAATTATAAGTCGCTCTACCAGAAAGTAGAGCCGGTCGTGCTGCATATCGCGCCGACCGAGTTTTCAAGTATCGTTGTGCGAGTGCAGCCAGAAAACATGGAGGCTTCGCTGGACTTTCTCAAAACCCAATGGCAGCGATTAGCGCCCGAGTGGCCCTTTGATTATCAGATGGTCGACGAGCAGTTTGCGGACCTGTACCGATCGGAGCAGATTTTTGGCAAGCTCTTCGGGTTGTTTACGTCGCTTTCCATTCTAATTGCCTGCTTAGGCTTGTTCGGGTTGGCTACGTTCATGGTGCAGCAGCGGTTCAAGGAAATAGGCGTCCGGAAAGTGCTGGGTGCATCGGTAGGCAGCATTGTCGCGCTGCTCTCGAAAGACTTCCTCCGGCTGGTGGTTATTGCCATTGTGCTGGCCTCGCCCATCGCCTGGTACGTCATGAATCGGTGGTTACAGGACTTTGCCTACAAGATTGACCTGGCCTGGTGGATGTTTGCGCTGGCAGGTTTGCTGGCCATTGGGATTGCTTTACTGACGGTCAGTTTCCAAAGTATCAAAGCTGCGCTGATGAATCCGGTCAAATCACTTAGGACGGAGTAA